The genome window GCCTGTGCGCTGCTGCTGTTCGTGTTGTTCGCAGGTCCCACCCAGCATTTGCTCAACACCCTGATCCAGAACATCGGCGACTACCTGGGCGCCTTGCCGACCAAGAGTTTCGACGTGTATGCCTACGACAAACCCAGCGACTGGCTGGGCGGCTGGACGGTGTTCTACTGGGCCTGGTGGATCGCATGGTCGCCGTTCGTGGGCCTGTTCATCGCACGTATTTCCCGTGGCCGTACCATCCGCGAATTCGTGTTCGGCGTGTTGCTGATCCCGCTGGGTTTTACCCTGGCGTGGATGTCGATCTTCGGCAACAGCGCCATCGACCAGGTGCTCAACCACGGCATGGCCGCACTCGGCCAATCGGCCATCGATGACCCGTCGATGAGCCTCTACCTGCTGCTGGAAACCTACCCGTGGAGCAAGACCGTCATCGCGGTCACGGTGTTTATCAGCTTCGTGTTCTTCGTCACCTCGGCCGACTCCGGCACCGTGGTGCTGTCGACCCTGTCGTCCAAGGGCGGCAACGCCGATGAAGACGGGCCGAAATGGCTGCGGGTGTTCTGGGGGGCGATGACCGCGCTGGTCACCAGTGCCTTGCTGTTCGCCGGCAGTATCGACTCGCTCAAGTCAGCGGTGGTGCTGACCTCGCTGCCGTTCTCGATGATCCTGCTGCTGATGATGTGGGGGCTGCACAAGGCGTTCTACCTCGAATCGCAGAAGCAGATTGCCCAGTTGCATTCGTTGGCGCCGGTTTCGGCAGCGCGCAAAGGCCGGGGTGGCTGGCGTCAGCGGTTGAGCCAGGCGGTGCATTTCCCGTCGCGGGATGAGGTGTATCGCTTCCTGGAATCAACCGTGCGCCCGGCGATTGAAGAGGTGACGGCGGTGTTCGTCGAGAAGGGCCTGAGTGTGGTCACCCAGCCCGACCCGTCCAACGACAGCGTCAGCCTGGAAATCGGCCATGGCGAGGAACATCCCTTCGTCTATCAAGTGCAGATGCGCGGCTACTTCACGCCGTCGTTTGCCCGTGGTGGTATGGGCTCTAAAGAGATCAACAACCGTCGCTACTACCGGGCGGAAGTGCACTTGGCCGAGGGCAGCCAGGACTACGACCTGGTCGGCTATACCAAGGAGCAGATCATCAACGACATCCTCGACCAGTACGAACGGCACCTGCAGTTCCTGCACCTGGTGCGTTGACGGTCAAAGCAGGCCTGTTAGAGAAGCTTTATGTGAGAGGGGGCAAGCCCCCTCCCACAAAAGTATGTGCAAGGCCCTGAATTTTCGGGTTTTCTTAAATTTAATTTCATCCGTCACCCGCCGGTTTTGACGCGCAACTGTCATCTGGCCACTGCGTAATTGTGTGAAGCGTTTGACGCTTTCATTTCAGAACAGTGACGGAGACCGGTACCAATGAAGACGTTGATAAGCCCTATGGTGGGTGCCGCCATGGCGAGCTTTATGCTGTCCGCCCACGCCGATTTTATCGATGACAGCCACGCCGATGTGACCCTGCTCAACCGCTACCTCAACCAGCAGGGGCGTGACGTGGTGAACAGCAACGCCAAGGCCCACAGCATTCGCGATTGGGGCCAGGGGTTTGAGTTCAACTTCAAGTCCGGCTACACCGAAGGCCCGGTGGGGTTTGGCCTGGACCTGCAGGCGTTCTACGGGTTGAAGCTAGACTCCGGTGGCGATCTCAACGACAAGGATCACCAGGGCCGCTACCCCGGCAGCATGTTCCCGCTGGACAACGGCAAGTCCGCCGACCAGTTCGGCGTGTTGAGCCCGACGTTCAAGATGCGTTTCGCCAAGGACGAGTTGCGCCTGGGTACGCTCTACGGCAACAACCCGGTGCTGGCCAACACCGACGGGCGCCTGTACCAGCAGACCAACACCGGTGTGCAACTGGTGTCCAAAGACCTCAGTGATTTCACCTTCACCGGTGGCGATATCTTCAAGACCAAGATCCGCAACGAAACCGGCGACCAGGGCATGATCACCGCCGGTGGCACCAAAGAGAGCGATCGCTTCCTGTTCGGCGGTGCGGACTACACCGGCATCCAGAACACCACGGTCAGTCTGTGGTACTCCAACCTTGAGGATTACTACCAGCAGTTCTTCCTTGGCGCCAAGCGCCATGATGCCTTGTCGGTGGGCGCTATCGACACCGATGTGCGGGTGTTCCGCAGCCTGGGCGTGGGCGGCAACGCCGATGGCGACAAGGACTTCGCGGCGGCCGGCCTCTACGGTGACGGCACGGGCAAGGGGCGTATCAACCAGACCACCGCCAGCCTGCTTGAGAGCTACAGCCTTGACGGGCATACCGTCGGCCTGGGCATCCAGAAAAACAGTGGCGACAGCGATTTTCCGTACCTGGATTCCGGCCTGAACAGCGGTGACAACCGCCAGGGCCCAGGTTCAGGCGCCGACACTCCGGCGCTGACCAACATGCAGTTGAATAAATTTCAACACGCCGGTGAGCGCACTTGGCTTGCACAGTACAAGTATGACTTCGGTAAGCTGGGCCTCACGGGCCTGACGTTCTCCGCCGCCTATGCCCACGGCGATGACATCCGCACGGCGCAAGGCACTACCAGCGAATGGGAACGTAACGTCGCCGTGGCGTATCAAGTGCCCACCGGCACCCTCAAAGGCCTGGGTGTCACCTGGAAAAACGCCCACGCCAGCCCGGACATCAGCGGTGCCACCGTGCAAGATGAAAACCGCTTCTATGTGAGTTATGTCGTTCCACTCTGGTAGGCAATTGCTGTAGAACGGAACGGCAGACTTAAGCGATTCAGCTGGTTAAAAGGCCTGGGAATAACATTATTTCCAGGCCTTATTTGCCGACGTCCAAGAGAGGATTCGATGACTTACATTGCTGCCGAAAACCGCTATGAATCTATCCCGTATCGCCGCGTAGGCCGCAGTGGACTGGTGCTGCCCGCACTGTCCCTGGGGTTGTGGCACAACTTTGGCGACAGCACCCCGATCGACACCCAGCGCGCCCTGCTGCGCACCGCGTTCGACCTGGGCATCAACCACTTCGACCTGGCCAACAACTACGGCCCGCCCTACGGCAGCGCCGAGATCAACTTCGGCCGTTTGCTGCGCGAAGACTTCAAGCACTACCGCGATGAACTGATCATCTCCAGCAAGGCCGGCTGGGACATGTGGCCCGGCCCTTACGGCCAGGGCGGCGGCTCGCGCAAGTACATCCTCGCGAGCCTCGACCAGAGCCTGCAACGCCTGGGCGTCGACTATGTGGATATCTTCTACTCCCACCGTTTTGACGCTGACACCCCGCTGGAAGAAACCGCCAGTGCCCTCGCCACTGCCGTGCAACAAGGCAAGGCGTTGTACATCGGTATCTCGTCCTACTCGGGGGTAAAAACCCGCGAAATCGCCGCCCTGCTCAAAGACTGGAAAGTGCCGCTGTTGATCCATCAGCCGGCCTACAACCTGCTCAATCGCTGGGTGGAAAAAGACCTGCTGGACACCACCGAAGAACTCGGTGCCGGGGTGATTGCCTTCACGCCGCTGGCCCAGGGGTTGCTGACCGACAAATACCTCAACGGCGTGCCGGCGGATGCGCGGGTCAACCGTCCGGGGGGGGGGTCGTTGCAGGCCAAGCACTTGTCCGAAGCCAACATCGCCCACGTGCGTGCGCTGAATGAGATCGCCAAGCGTCGTGGTCAGAGCCTGGCGCAACTGGCGCTGGCCTGGACCCTGCGTGACCCACGGGTGACCAGTGCGCTGATCGGTGCGAGCCGGCCGGAGCAGATCATCGAGAACGTCGGGGCGTTGAAGAATTTGAGCTTCAGCGTTGAAGAACTAGCGGAGATTGATCGATTTGCGCAGGAAGGTGGGATTAACTTGTGGGAAAAGCCGTCCACGGCTGAATAACTGGTCATCACTCGGCCATTGTGGGAGGGGGCTTGCCCCCGATGGGGGTGGGTCAATCACTGATTAGTTGGCCGACAATCTGCTATCGGGGGCAAGCCCCCTCCCACACTTTGATTTTCAGTGTTGCTGAGATCCTGTGGGCCTAGAACGGCACATCCCCCAAAATCGTCGCCCGATGCATCACCCGCCGCTGCGGCCGGTAGTCATCCACCGCGTAGTGCTGGGTCACGCGGTTGTCCCAGAACGCTACGTCGTTTTCCTGCCAGCGCCAGCGGATGGTGAATTCCGGGCGCGTTGCGTGGGCGAACAAGAGCTTCAAGATTGCTTCACTCTCCGCCGGTTCAAGCTCATTGATCCTGGTGGTAAACCCATCACTCACGAACAGCGACTTGCGCCCACTCACCGGATGAGTACGCACCACCGGATGCGACAACGGCGGGTTCTTCCTGCGAGTCTCTTCCCAGCGCGCCAGGTCTTCGGCGGTGCTGCCAAAGCGCTCCAGCGGGAAGGACTTGGTGAAGTCATGGGTCGCCGTCAGCCCGTCGAGCAAGCGCTTCAACGGTGCGGACAACGCCTCATACGCCGCAATCCCACTGGCCCACAGCGTATCGCCGCCAAACGCCGGCAGCAGCTTGGCGCTGAGTACCGCGCCCAACGCCGGAGTGGGCAGGAAGGTCACGTCGGTGTGCCACACGGCATTGTCGCGCACGTCGGTGACGGCGGTGTCGAGGATCAGCACTTCGGGCTGTTCCGGCACGTTGGGGTAGATCGGGTGAATATGCAGGTCGCCGAAATTTGCCGCGAACCGCGCTTGCTGTTGCGGGTTGATTGGTTGATCACGGAAGAACAGCACCGAGTGCTGGAGCAACGCCTGTTCGATGGCATCGCGCTCTTCAATGTTCAACGGCTGGGTGATATCGACGCCACTGATCAGGGCACCCAATGCGGTGCTGACGGGGGTAACGGTCAGGCTGCTCATGCTGTTCTCATTCACTCAGTGTGCCTGGCCATGCCACGGCACCAGTTTACGCTGCAGGGCACGCAGGCCCATTTCCATGGCGAAGGCGATCAGGGCGATCACCAGAATCCCCAGCACCACCACATCGGTGACCAGGAACTGCGCCGCCGACTGCACCATGAAGCCCAGGCCGCTGGTGGCCGCGATCAATTCTGCGGCGACCAATGTCGACCAACCCACACCCAGCCCGATGCGCACGCCGGTGAGGATGTCGGGCAGTGCGCTCGGCAGGATCACATGGCGAATCAACTGGGCACGGGTGGCGCCCAACGACTGCGCCGCCC of Pseudomonas azotoformans contains these proteins:
- the betT gene encoding choline transporter BetT gives rise to the protein MNAPVFYFAATFILLFGITVIAIPQQAGAWLLAAQNWAANTVGWYYMLAMTLYLVFVVVTALSGYGKIKLGADHDEPEFSYLSWAGMLFAAGISITLFFFCVSEPLTHLVQPPQGAPMNADAARQAMQILFLHWGLHGWGVFAFVGMALAYFAYRHNLPLALRSALYPLIGKRINGPIGYAVDGFGIIATVFGLGADMGFGVLHLNSGLDYLFGIAHTQWIQVGLITLMMGAAILVAVAGVDKGVRVMSDINMLLACALLLFVLFAGPTQHLLNTLIQNIGDYLGALPTKSFDVYAYDKPSDWLGGWTVFYWAWWIAWSPFVGLFIARISRGRTIREFVFGVLLIPLGFTLAWMSIFGNSAIDQVLNHGMAALGQSAIDDPSMSLYLLLETYPWSKTVIAVTVFISFVFFVTSADSGTVVLSTLSSKGGNADEDGPKWLRVFWGAMTALVTSALLFAGSIDSLKSAVVLTSLPFSMILLLMMWGLHKAFYLESQKQIAQLHSLAPVSAARKGRGGWRQRLSQAVHFPSRDEVYRFLESTVRPAIEEVTAVFVEKGLSVVTQPDPSNDSVSLEIGHGEEHPFVYQVQMRGYFTPSFARGGMGSKEINNRRYYRAEVHLAEGSQDYDLVGYTKEQIINDILDQYERHLQFLHLVR
- a CDS encoding OprD family outer membrane porin produces the protein MVGAAMASFMLSAHADFIDDSHADVTLLNRYLNQQGRDVVNSNAKAHSIRDWGQGFEFNFKSGYTEGPVGFGLDLQAFYGLKLDSGGDLNDKDHQGRYPGSMFPLDNGKSADQFGVLSPTFKMRFAKDELRLGTLYGNNPVLANTDGRLYQQTNTGVQLVSKDLSDFTFTGGDIFKTKIRNETGDQGMITAGGTKESDRFLFGGADYTGIQNTTVSLWYSNLEDYYQQFFLGAKRHDALSVGAIDTDVRVFRSLGVGGNADGDKDFAAAGLYGDGTGKGRINQTTASLLESYSLDGHTVGLGIQKNSGDSDFPYLDSGLNSGDNRQGPGSGADTPALTNMQLNKFQHAGERTWLAQYKYDFGKLGLTGLTFSAAYAHGDDIRTAQGTTSEWERNVAVAYQVPTGTLKGLGVTWKNAHASPDISGATVQDENRFYVSYVVPLW
- the tauD gene encoding taurine dioxygenase — encoded protein: MSSLTVTPVSTALGALISGVDITQPLNIEERDAIEQALLQHSVLFFRDQPINPQQQARFAANFGDLHIHPIYPNVPEQPEVLILDTAVTDVRDNAVWHTDVTFLPTPALGAVLSAKLLPAFGGDTLWASGIAAYEALSAPLKRLLDGLTATHDFTKSFPLERFGSTAEDLARWEETRRKNPPLSHPVVRTHPVSGRKSLFVSDGFTTRINELEPAESEAILKLLFAHATRPEFTIRWRWQENDVAFWDNRVTQHYAVDDYRPQRRVMHRATILGDVPF
- the mgrA gene encoding L-glyceraldehyde 3-phosphate reductase; this encodes MTYIAAENRYESIPYRRVGRSGLVLPALSLGLWHNFGDSTPIDTQRALLRTAFDLGINHFDLANNYGPPYGSAEINFGRLLREDFKHYRDELIISSKAGWDMWPGPYGQGGGSRKYILASLDQSLQRLGVDYVDIFYSHRFDADTPLEETASALATAVQQGKALYIGISSYSGVKTREIAALLKDWKVPLLIHQPAYNLLNRWVEKDLLDTTEELGAGVIAFTPLAQGLLTDKYLNGVPADARVNRPGGGSLQAKHLSEANIAHVRALNEIAKRRGQSLAQLALAWTLRDPRVTSALIGASRPEQIIENVGALKNLSFSVEELAEIDRFAQEGGINLWEKPSTAE